In Triticum aestivum cultivar Chinese Spring chromosome 5B, IWGSC CS RefSeq v2.1, whole genome shotgun sequence, the following proteins share a genomic window:
- the LOC123116854 gene encoding low temperature-induced protein lt101.2 encodes MASRSCTFVEILLAVILPPLGVFLRYGCCSMEFLICLLLTILGYIPGIIYAVYVLVAHGSASEESGRDYDALG; translated from the exons ATGGCGTCCCGGAGCTGCACCTTCGTGGAGATCCTGCTCGCCGTCATCCTGCCGCCGCTCGGCGTCTTCCTCCGCTACGGCTGCTGTAGC ATGGAGTTCTTGATCTGCCTGCTGCTCACCATCCTGGGCTACATCCCCGGCATCATCTACGCCGTCTACGTGCTCGTCGCGCATGGCTCTGCCTCGGAGGAGAGCGGCAGGGACTACGACGCCCTTGGTTGA